One region of Quercus lobata isolate SW786 chromosome 2, ValleyOak3.0 Primary Assembly, whole genome shotgun sequence genomic DNA includes:
- the LOC115960889 gene encoding uncharacterized protein LOC115960889: protein MPFGLKNAGSTYQRMMTRMFEQQMGKSVEVYIDDMVVKSKLVAGHIRDLGEVFQILRKYKLRLNASKCSFGVGSGKFLGYTVTHRGIEVNPDQLRAIHSLQPPQNPKEVQKLTGMIAALNRFISHSADRCRPFFLLLHKWKGFEWTEECALPFQQLKEYLARPLIMSSPDTDEVLFAYIAVASHAVSLVLIREDNGTQQPVYYVSKSLQEAETRYLPLEKAILAVVQATQKLPHYFQAHTVVVLTQLPLKSLLRNANYTGRIAKWGTILGAFDIRYMPRTAIKGQVLADLVAEFAEPTLEGMEVSGSPSTGEKLINTVSQHEHNWWKAHIDGAANQRGSGVGLVLVSPEGITIEKSLRLGFSATNNEAEYEALLEGTSMIMKLGGKFVNMFSDSRLIVGQVNGELEAKDERMQEYLARAKHLQTHFYHFRLTHVPRSENTHADSLATLATSSAQPLLQVILVEDLCHPTIEKANGIRVHNVGTGPSWMDPLVLFLKHNTLPDDKVEADKIKRKASRFWLSEDSKLYRRSFLGPYLLCVHPEATELILEELHEGICGSHTGGRSLSHRAMTLGYWWPSMHKEALEYVKKCDQCQRFGTPHTLISDNGLQFDSKAFRKYCNELGIINRYSTLAYPQGNGQTEAINKTIVNGLKKRLDDAKGRWVEELAHVLWTYRTTPRKSTGETPFSMTYGAEAVIPLEINFPTQRTTAFSPIANNKLLEKSLDLLEEKGKVQWST, encoded by the exons atgcccttcggcttgaAGAATGCCGGGTCGacttatcaaaggatgatgactaggatgtttgaaCAGCAGATGGGTAAGAGCGTTGAAgtgtatatagatgacatggtagtAAAGAGCAAATTGGTGGCCGGCCACATCAGAGACCTCGGCGAAGTCTTTCAAATTCTGAGGAAGTACAAGCTACGACTGAACgcatccaaatgttcatttggggtgggatcaggaaaattcttaggctATACGGTAACCCACAGAGGAATAGAAGTTAACCCTGACCAGCTAAGAGCCATTCATAGCCTGCAGCCTCCTcagaatcccaaagaggtccagaagcttacCGGCATGATAGCTgctttaaaccgtttcatctcCCACTCAGCGGACAGATGCAGGCCTTTCTTCCTCCTATTGCACAAGTGGAAGGGCTTCGAGTGGACTGAGGAGTGTGCTTTACCTTTCCAACAGCTCAAGGAATACCTTGCCCGACCACTAATTATGTCCAGTCCCGATACCGATGAGGTGTTGTTCGCCTACATAGCAGTAGCCTCTCATGCGGTGAGCTTAGTGCTAATCCGAGAAGACAACGGCACGCAGCAACCCGTGtattatgtgagcaaatcactgcAGGAGGCAGAGACTCGGTATCTCCCCCTCGAAAAAGCTATCTTAGCCGTCGTACAAGCCACGCAgaagctcccccactattttCAGGCACATACAGTAGTTGTCCTAACTCAACTTCCGTTGAAATCTCTCCTCCGCAACGCCAACTACACAGGTAGAATTGCAAAATGGGGAACGATCCTGGGCGCCTTCGACATtagatacatgcctcgcaccgccATAAAAGGTCAGGTCCTCGCTGATCTAGTAGCTGAATTTGCGGAACCCACCCTAGAAGGAATGGAAGTGTCGGGATCACCGAGCACTGGTGAGAAATTGATCAACACAGTCTCTCAGCACGAACACAATTGGTGGAAAGCACACATCGACGGTGCAGCgaaccaaaggggctcagggGTGGGGCTCGTTCTAGTCTCTCCCGAAGGGATAACTATAGAAAAGTCGTTGAGGCTCGGATTCTCAGCCAcgaacaacgaagccgagtatgaggcgcTATTAGAGGGGACGTCAATGATCATGAAATTGGGTGGAAAATTCGTAAATATGTTCTCGGATTCGAGACTCATCGTGGGACAAGTAAACGGGGAGTTGGAGGCgaaggatgaaagaatgcagGAGTACCTGGCTCGGGCTAAACACCTGCAGACCCATTTCTATCACTTCCGTTTAACGCACGTACCCAGGAGTGAGAACACCCATGCTGATTCTCTCGCAACGCTggccacctcctcggctcagCCCCTTCTGCAGGTTATTTTAGTTGAAGATCTCTGTCACCCAACAATAGAGAAGGCCAACGGAATTCGGGTACACAACGTCGGGACAggacctagctggatggaccctctGGTGCTGTTCTTAAAGCACAACACCTTGCCAGATGATAAGGTTGAGGCCGACAAAATCAAGAGGAAAGCTTCTCGATTCTGGCTGTCCGAGGACTCCAAACTTTACCGACGCTCGTTCTTAGGGCCATACCTGCTGTGTGTGCACCCAGAGGCTACAGAACTCATCCtggaggagttacatgaagggatttgtggaagccatacggGGGGTAGGTCCCTGTCTCACAGGGCCATGACGCTGGGTTactggtggccgagcatgcataaAGAGGCTctggaatatgtgaagaagtgcgatcagtgccaaag GTTCGGGACCCCGCACACCCTGATCTCGGACAACGGCCTCCAGTTTGACAGCAAAGCCTTCAGAAAATACTGTAATGAGCTGGGAATTATCAATCGATACTCCACACTGGCCTACCCACAGGGTAATGGACAGACGGAAGCCATCAATAAAACCATAGTGAATGGGctgaaaaagaggttggacgaTGCGAAAGGGAGATGGGTTGAAGAGTTAGCCCACGTCTTGTGGACATACCGCACCACACCTCGCAAGTCCACGGGAGAaacccccttttcaatgacctaCGGAGCCGAGGCTGTCATCCCATTGGAGATAAACTTCCCAACACAGAGGACTACTGCCTTTAGCCCCATTGCTAATAACAAACTTCTGGAAAAAAGCTTGGACCTCCTcgaagaaaaagggaaagtgcaATGGTCCACTTAG